GAAGTCGCAGGAAAAGTTGGGAGGCCGGTTAAGACCTTATGGTCAAATGCTGAAATTCCGTGAAGCCTTAGATAAGTGTGGTTTGTTTGATCTTGGTTTTGTGGGTAGTAAGttcacttggcacaaaactTATCCGGATGGTGGTATTGTTTGGGAAAGGCTAGACAGGGCAGTGTGTACAACAGAATGGTTTAACCTTTTTCCTGTAACTAAAGTGAAAACTCTAGTGTGTGCTTCATCGGACCATAGTCCTATCTTGGTCCTACCCGATGGGATTAGTTTAAACCCTCAACGCCCCtggtgttttgaaaatatttggttAGAAGAGCAAGGCTACCATGACACAGTGAAGAGCACTTGGAAGACCATCTCCTCGGAACCACCTATGCCCAGAGTTATGATGAACGTCGATACATGCAAAACCCAGTTGCGTGATTGGAGTAAGAAATCTTTTGGTAACGTTGTAAGTACATTggcagagaaaaaaaagaatctaaaattaGCGGAAGAGGCTGCAACGAAAGGAGGGAGTGTGgagttttttcttcaattaaaaattgaagTGGCCAATTTGCTTAGAGTGGAAGAAAAAATGTGGCAGCAGCGTAGTCATGTGCACTGGATGATCTCTGGGGATAAAAATTCTAGCTATTTCCATAACCGTGCGTCTCAGCGTTTCAGGAGAAACAACATTACTGAACTCATAGACTCTCGGGGAAGAATAGCTTCAGGTGATGAAAAGGTTTCTGAGATGATTATTGAATACTACAACCAACTGTTTACTACCTCTAATCTGCACAACATTGAGGAAGTAGTCCAACATACAAAAAAGGTGGTGTCCGATGATATGAATAACTGTTTAACCAAAAATTTCTCGAAGGAAGAGGTGGAGACAGCCTTAAAGCAAATAGCCCCTTTAAAAGTGCCGGGCCCAGATGGAATGCGCCAATCTTTTTCCAACATTATTGGGAGAGTATTGGGGACGACGTAGTCAAAGCTGTGATTTCTTgtctaaattcaaattcaattgaACCAGGTTTGAATCACACTTTTATTACTCTAATTCCTAAGGTGAAAAGTCTTGAATTTTGTTACTGAATTCCGTCCAATTGCTCTATGTAATATTTTGTATAAGCTTGTTTTGAAAGTTTTGGCCAACAGGTTGAAGAAAGTGTTACCCCATATTATCTCAGAATCTCAGAGCGCCTTTCAATCGGACAAAGCTATTTCTGATAACATTTTGGTGGCCTTTGAGATGTTGCAtcacatgaaaagaaaaagaacaggAAAAATGGGTCATATGGCCTTAAAATTGAATATGAGTAAAGCATACGACCGGTTGGAATGGGTGTTCCTTCAAAGGATCATGGAGAAAATAGGCTTCGACTCGAAGTGGATAGGATGGATTAGGGAGTGCATAAAATCCGTATCCTATTCGATCTTAGTCAATGGCGAACTTAAAGGTCATATAGTGCCAACTCGAGGTATTCGGCAGGGTGATCCTCTCTCCCCTTATCTTTTTCTAATATGTTTTGAAGGTTTAAATGGGTTTATTGATCATGCAGTGGACAATATGCATATTGAGGGGGTTTCCCTTTGCAGAAATGGCCCAAAGATCTCTCatctattttttgcagatgatagtgtATTGTTCTGCCGAGCTAGGGTAGGGGATGTGGAAAAAATTTAGGAGATATTGGGAAAATATGAACGTGCATCCGGTCAAAAAATTAACTCGGATAAAACTACCCTCTTTTTCAGTAGCAATGCCTCTATTGCTACaaaggaagaaataaaaaacttgCTTGGGATGGCCGAAATAAAGGAGTATGAAAGGTATTTGGGCTTACCGACGGTggttgggaggaaaaaaaaggcgAGCTTAAATTTCATAAAAGATAGGGTGTGGGGTAAACTCcaagggtggaaggagaaaTTATTGTCGCAAGTGGGCAGAGAAGTTCTATTGAAAGCGGTGGTTCAAGCCATCCCTACATTTGCAATGAGTTGTTTTCGATTGCCTATTGGGCTTTGCCAAGACATTGAGATGCTCATtcgaaagttttggtggggtcaaagggGTGATAGGagaaaaattaattggaaaaaatGGAAGGTTTTATGTCAACCAAAGAGTGAGGGGGGACTAGGTTTCAAAGATTTATGTAAATTCAATAAAGACATGTTGGCTAAACAGGTGTGGAGGTTGATTCATGATAAGGAGTCTCTTTTTTACAGAGTGTTCAAGGCAAAGTATTTTCCAAATTGCTCAATTTTTGAAGCTAAGACTTCTACGGGCTCTTTTGCATGGAAAAGTATTTTGTGGTCTAGAGATTTAATTAACAAAGGAGCTTTCTGGAGAATAGGCAGTGGAGAATCTATTCAGATTTATAGAGATGCTTGGCTTCCTAGTCTTGATGGTCGAATCAGCTCTCTTATTTTGCATCTAACACCGGAATCCACAGTAGTTTCTTTGAATAATTCTGCAATGGGTTGGTGGAATACCAACCTCATTGATTTGTGCTTTTTTCCACCTGAAGCAAGTCTCATCAAGTCTATTCTCCTATGTTCTACCCCACAACCCGACACTTTGGTTTGGAGAACAGAAAAATCGGGTTGCTATAAGGTAAAGTCTGGTTATAAACTCCTTTGCAAGCTccataattttgaaatgaattggCCTCAAGTCTCGGACTCGCAGAAAGGCTTCTGGAAAAACATATGGAAGTTGAAGGTGCCCGACAAGGTCAAGCATTTTCTCTGGAAAGCTTGCACCAATTCGCTGCCTACTAAAGATAACCTTCTGAAGCGAAAAATTCTCCATGAATCGGGTTGTTCTCGCTGTTTTGGGGACTCAGAATCTGTAGTGCACGCTTTATGGAGTTGTAGTTGCATCCAAGTTGTTTGGGATTCGGATTTTGGATGGGTGGACAGGAGCTTAACGGCCCCTATTTCTTTCTCGGAAGTTTTGCAAAAAATCCGAGTCAAACCGTCTTTGTTACCGTTATTTGCAGTTACAGCTTGGTCAATTTGGTATCAAAGGAACAAATCTCGCCTCAATGAAAATCCCCTGCCTTTTCGCAATATCGCTGATTTTGCCAAGAACTACCTCTGCGAATTTAGGGGGCTGGATAGCCACCATTCCCACAGACGTCGAGCTACTCCTATCAGATGGCAACCTCCTAGTACAGGTTTAGTGAAAACTAACTATGATGGTGCCATGTTTGCGGAATCTAATATGGCCGGAATTGGGGTAGTAGTCCGCAACAGTGAGGGTCGGGTGTTAGCTGCCTTATCCGAGCAGATCATGAAACCTCCAACGGTGGAAATCCTTGAACTCCTCGCTGCCTGGCATGCCTTAAGCTTTACTACTGAATCGGGTTATGATCAGTTTGTATGCGAGGGCGATTCTGAGTTTGTGGTAAACTCTTTAAGGTGAACCGGTATGGAGAATTCTCGAGACGGTCATCTCATCAAGGATATTGTCTACCTATCAAACTCAATTCGGAGTATATCTTTCGCTCACGTACGTCGGCAAGGCAATGCAGACGCTCATGCCTTAGCCCAGCGAGCgagacaatttttttcttctctaatttGGTTGGAGTGTGTTCCAACTGATGTTATGTCTTTTGTATTGGATGATTCTCCCTTTATTGCTTAATATATATCAGCAAGTatccatttctcaaaaaaaaaaaaaaaaatgatataagtTTGAGTGTCACGAGGTAGGCCATAAAATCTTGGAAATTTTTAAAGGCTCTAAATGATtcaaatgtatatatatgcTTATATCTAGAAAGTGAAAGTGAAAGGGTATATTGACATGACCATTTCCATACACACCAATTATAACTAGAATCTTCTTTCGGGCCCATATAAGCAGCGGTTGTTATTTGACTCACCATTTGTTAAGGAGAATTGTCGCTCATttatttcaagatcaaaaactttttcaaaccATTAAGCGCCCTTGTGAAACTCGAGACCGCAACTCAATAGCCTATTGTCCTCAACGTTCGTGTGTAAAGTATAAACGGGGAAAAAACCATGCAAGTGAAATTGTcttaaacccaaaaacaaaaaaaaggttgataGACAAGTATTCCATTATTATAATATGCTCTTAGGgtactggttaagaatccattttaagaaaattttaacatcacttttatggaaaatgaaaaaaactgtcaaaacattaattgtttttttcttttcccataaaaactttctttaactggattttTAACCAgtaccctaagggcactcgttagcatttcccttatTATTCTATGCATTGTACAAACATAATaagttaataataaataataataataataataataataaaaacctgATCAAAATGATGgtaacaataatattaattgATGACACTGTTGATGGATGGTGAAATCTTACATAGATTACCTACCAacaaagtaaaaagtaaaaaaaaaaaaactagagatTTGTCAAGGATGATTCTAGTAGGGGATTCTTTGGTACATAAGTTAGTAATGAATTTTTCAGGGCAAAGTTTTGCTACAAACTAGTTTGTAATGGCTACAACTCCCACTAAAAAGTTAACACTACTACATATTTTGTAAATCTAACTATTGGATTGCATATTCTTAACATAAATGTCAAATTTCGTGTTAATTCattgttatttactattcgattcataagtttttttttttttttaatgaataattttggactataaaaacttgaaatttaaatatttaattgataatataacattgatctttgatttttagaaactttttcaaacatggagaatataaaaagaaaatgtttgatttgtcaaaattcacatttaataaaaagatattgagttaagttgtaaccaaactttatcTATAAAGAAATGCAATATTTTTGGAGGTCCTTCTTCcccttttaaattttgtttttgggggggtgggggggggggagaggagAAAATGAAAATCTCTCTGCCATTGCAACACATACTTCATATTTGACTTTAGGGGTTGTTATGGATACGATCTTGAAATATCAAAGGTAGGGTTCAACATTTCCAATGGGATCAGTCGCATTTCTATGTTGGGAAAGGACATACTTCAAGTTTGATTTTACACGAGGTAGCTAGGGTTGAGGATAGTAatagaactatatatatatatatatatatatatataattaaaaaaaatatttggcctccctaaaaattaaaattggtcATAAAAGCTAAAGGGATAAAGGGTTCAAGAGTATATATTGGGCCACGGGCCTTGTCCGAGAACAGATAAACGATAGTGAAGACATGAGAATCAAAACTCCATAAGCAATCTATGATTGAGAAGGTTGGGGAAGGTGGGCTGAGGAGGAATCAAGGAAGTCAATCTCGTACCGTACCGGCTACTAAACCGGTACAAATACCCTCCTTGTTTCGTACCAGAAAAAATACTGGCCGTATCTGCGAAATTCAGCTGTTTCAGCCGGTAAATGGATACCGGGCCAAAGCATGAAAtgcttaccctttttttttgtgtggtaaTTTTGGCAGTTTTTTAAGGGCAAGATGGTGCAAATCTGAGTAAGTTAAGAAAACCcaatagaaagaaagagaaaaatgaaagaaaaatgcacAATAGCTTTGCAAAACGAAGTTAGAATCATCTCTTCTTCAAGACTTCGACTTCATTATTcttcacatttttcttttactatcTTCTTCTTTAAGGACTCAACGATGACCGATTTGCTTCTTCTGTTTTGTAACTTCCGTTCTCTACACTTAGAGTAATTACATTAGCTTGTGCATAAGATTCCGtatattttacacttaaaacctactttttctattttacaccatcatttttacaaattcacatcagtttatctattttataagatatttcaataaaatattcatttttctcaattttttttattatttctctcaactACCTTTACAGTTTACATACATTtgcactctttctctctctctctctctctctacccattttttctgatttgattctctctctctctctatacccATCTCTCTACCCCTCCCTATACCCATTTCTAAATAgatcacctctctctctctctctctctctctctctctctcttaaaaacaaCCAACCTAACCGGCCGATCAACAAACctctcattctttctcaaaaactaCCAACCCAACCGCCCGATCCACGAACAAAGCTCCACAACCCTCTTACCGATCCAACCTCCCGGGTCTTTTTCTCGACCCATCAACCCAAATCGCTCACCATCAACAACAATTATAGCAACAACCACAACAACCACATACAATAATCGGAAAAAGAACTCTCCGACTACCAAGCCCACCAGTTCCAGAACAACCAAGCTGGGCTCAATGACTTTTTTTACCGCTCCATTAAGCCTCACACTTTTCAACACACCTCTCCAATATCACCCCTCTCACCCACAAGCACCAATCATTCCAGTCAAGCAACAATCGTTCCACAAGCGCCGATCAAGCACCTATCATTCCACAAGCACCGAACAAGCACCGATCGTTCCAATCAAGTACCGATCTATCTCTCTATTGGTTTGTCtgtgtgggtttgtttgtgtgtgggtgtgtttgtgtgttgatttgtctgtgtggatgtgtttgtgtgtgggtgtgtttgtgtgcatctgaggaaaaagaagatgaggagACTAAGTTCGTTGTGcacggagaagagagagaaaaaaatgtgcgaactaaaattaataaaataataaatacacatgctacagtaaccgtgaaTATATGCACGGTTAGAGCAATTACATCAGCTTGTGCATAAATGTGCAAAATGGAAAAACTAACTACTTTTACACAATTTGAGTAAAAAAtcacccacatcagtgggtgtaaaattgtgtataaatacacaattgctacagtaaccatccatatatgcatggttactatagcatgtgtatttattattttattaatttctcgttcgctccttttttttctctctcttctccgtgCACAACGAACTCACTGGCTTCTCCTCTCctaatcttctttttcctcaaatgcacacaaacacacccatgcacaaacacatccacacagacaaatcaacacacagatacacaaacacacccacacacaaacaaacccacacgGACAAACCAACAGAGAAATAGATCGGTGCTTGTGGAACGATCGGTGCTTGACTAGAGTTCTTGGGTCTTGATTGGTGCTTGACTGGAGCTCGTGGGTCTTGATCAGTGCTTGACTGGAGTTCGTGGGTCTTAATCGGTACTTGACTGGAGCTCGTGGGTCTTGATCGGTGTTGGACTGGAGCTCGTAGGTCTTGATTGGTGCTTGATCGGAGCTTGACCGAGATGGGTCTTGCctgatcggagctagggagatctGACCAAGAGGGAGAGTTGATCTGTGTTGGTATAAAGTTGGGTAGAGAGATGGGTCTTGCTGGACATCAGTGCTTGTTTGGAGATTGGGTCTTGTTTGAGGAGTGAAGCTATCTACGGAGATCTGACCGGGTATAGAGATGGATGGAGATGGGTACAGAAATGAGTACAGAGAGAGAGCAACAAATCAGAAAAAatgggtagagagagagagagagagaaagcgcGTATGTGTAAAAGGGGTagttgagagaaataataaaaaaattgagaagaatgaatattttattgaaatattctgtaaaatagataaactgatgtgaatgttttgtaaaagtgatggtgtaaaataaaaaaagtaggttttaagtgtaaaatagTACAAGCTGATGTTATTGCtctaaccatgcatatatacaCAGTTACTGTTTACtgtgtaaataatttttttattcttttttctctctcctctcttcacctcactctcttttcctttctctctcctttcataATTACTGTTCACAatgttaaaaaatgaatattttatttgattaaatgtgtataatagacaaactgatgtgggtgttttgtaaaaatagatgtgtaaaatagaaaaaataggttttagatgtgcaaaatggaaaaaaatttgcacATACTAATGTAGATGCTGCCTGTTTAGTGAGTGAGttcaaactcacattttcacattttaaacaacattacacattttcacacactttttcacccatacgtatttcaaaaaactttaaacaatcattctcaaactactctaccaaacaccccctaaatgGGATATGGAAAATCCGAAATAACACTTTCCTAAAAAAACGCAggtataaaaaattgaaaagggaTATAAGCATATAAGGATGTTAGACAAAAGTACGAAACATAGCAAAAAAAGTCATAGTATAAACTGATTATTCAAACAGTACTTTtacacaaaaggaaaaattatgaATAACATGAACATCTTTATATGTAATCGGGTAAAATAAGTCAAAATCTGGCTATCAAAGCAAAAAAATCGCCAACTAAGCACAAAAATTGTTTAATAtggttgtttaaacaataatttttaatatttaaataataataatacatttaacacgtattttcacaattatgaaaattgaaCAACAATACTTAACCCTTACTACCGAACAGCCCTTTACCTCTAGACCACGAATGTCGTTCATGAGACGAGGAATTTGCAGAGGAAACACTAGTACTAGTACTCCCTGAGTTATTGTTGTTCCCAAAGAACAGGTCCGACAGGTAATTCCCCACATCCTCAGCGGCAAATCTGACAATTAACCCAACATTTCGCTCTCCAACAACATTAGACCTGTGAGCGTCGTAGAATTCCCGATAACTTGGGACAATCTTTCTCGCTAATGAGACTTTCATTTCGTCTCGGAGTTTCGGGTCCGATACGACAAACGAGCTCTGTTTCCTACAAGTTTCGTCGAAGCTCGAATTGAATTTCCTGAAAATTTCCTTCGCCTGAGCTGGAGTAATCGTGGCCGTTGGATTTTCCGGCAGCGTTGCAATCACTGAGCCCCACGCTAATCTCTCGTAATTCGCGGCGAATAGTTTCACTTTCTCTTCGTGCTTTGCGATCCAATCCTCGCCGAGAAGGTACTTCAAGTTCGAGGTTTGAACTTTGGAGACAACGTGGTTAAGGTTGTTGGCTAAGAATATGTTCGAGAGACAAACGTCTTTGTGATGTTCAACTTTGCCGTCGAGTTTGCAGAGGAGTACGAGGATTAACCAAGCCATGCGCATGGAAATCGCTGGTGCCGGAGAGTCATCGGTGGATGGACTTTCGAAGTAAGATTCCGGTAACGATGATCTCGGCGGCGGAGGCCAGTCGGCGAAAATGTCTGCTAGGATGTTACTGTAATCGGCGAGGAGAGAGAGGTACTTCATGGTGGTGAGAGTCAGAGTGTGAACACCGCCGCCACCGTGGATTTTCGACTTCGACGAGTCCTTCTGCATTGTTGACTCGAACTCCGATAGCATTGAGCGGACCGTGTCGCTGAGTTTGTTCAGCGAGTTGAGAGCTTGAGCTCGAACGGTGACGGTTGATTCGAATGAGAAGATGGAATCGATTTCGATCCAGTTGGTTGAAATCGCTGTGTACATGTCGAGCACACGGAAAATTTTCTCAGGATGAGATTTCTTGCTCTTAGCTACGAGTTCGGGGAATCCGAAGAGAAGAGTAGCTCCTTCTTTGGAAATCTCAGTGAAACAAGATTCTCTGATCGAGTCTGAGGAAGCGAAAACATGGTCGCAGAGGATTCTCTCTCCGTTGAAAAGAGTTGTCATCGAAACTTTCACTGCCTCCAACCAATCCTTGATTCTGCGATCGAGAACTTCCCAGTCCATCTTATTGATTTGTGAGGAGCTAATTTTTTCAACACCAAGTCGATAAATGCCTTCGTCGATAATCGATTTTctgataattttgtatatacTGATACACTCTTTGGCGTAACCAGAAGAGATCATACACTCAGCTATGGATCTCAAGTCAGTCATAGCTATGGATGAAACTTCTTCGACTTCATCGATTGAATCGCCTACGTTGCGCACTTCATCATCGTGTGAGACTGAGCCATCATCGTCAAAATCAGAAATGCTTGATCGAGCGGAGGCGCGTGAGGATCGAGCGGAGACTGATTCGGGGTCCAAGTGAGCTCGATTCATGGAAAGGATTTGATAGAACTCCTTCTGGAGTCTCTTCATGGCTATCTGCATAAGGTTCTGTGCGTGCACGAGCTTCTCCGAGGTTGAATTCTCGGTGACCAAGGCGTGCATGGATTTCTGAAGATCGTTCACGCACCTGATGAATTGCATGGCTTCACTTTTGCTCTCGTGGAACAAAGATGTGACTTTGGCATAAGTAGAGGTTTCTGGGttccacttgtttatcaaaACCGTGGCCGCTTCGATGCTCTGCTCGATCAATGACTCCGAAAAGTTGCGTCGAGGAGTACCAGTTGAAATTGAGTTTCTTGCAGGTGAAGAATATCCAGACATAGAGAAAGATGAAGTTTTGGAGTTGAAGCAAATACTCCTCATTCCTTTTCTAGGCATTTTTAAGATCTTGGAGTGAATATGAGTgattgtttgtgtgtgggtgtgatGGGTGTGATAGATAAATACTTGAGCTCTGTGATGGTGTGTGAGGAAAGGTATATCACCGTATCAGAGCTAAAGATTTATTTCTAGTTCTTAGTGTCTTTGTTTATGGTAAATTGTGAGTTGGAACATTGTTGTGGGGGTATATATAGACAAACGAACAACGCCGTTGCTTGGccgaaactcaaaaaaaaaagaagagaaaaaagaaagaaagaaatgaacgCCGCCATTATTGCTTAAAGAAATATTGTACCGTGTATACCGTAAAGGCCTTAGGGAAGAACGTGGGATATTGACTGCACGTAAATTGACTCTTACTCGTTCCACGCGTACAGTTGTATACTTGTCTTTTCGACTAATTTTTAGGAACTCTCAGTAGAGAATAATgctcatttttttcatattttttgtaggggtttttcattaaatttaggttaaaatgtaaaattacttgaaaaataaaatctgaaaaaatttaaaaggtcaattttgtattttatccttaaatttataatgaaattcACCATAAATGTAAGGAAAAAGAACATAATTTTTCCGTgaaatatctaataattttatGTCTTGTATTGTGTGTCTCTCAGAGAAGCTGGGAGCCTGGGactttgaaatttgataaaagtaaaactcaaggaaatatcaaaataataagaggtggaaatatttttgtataaaattgACAAGAGAAAATAGATTTGTCCATGTGTAACAACACTCAACTGTTCCATTTTGTAGTGatacatattaaaaataaaataaaataattctaaattgggtatattataaaaataataatactaattatTTCTGGTCTGAGTTTATTTGAATCAACTTTCAAGTCAAATAAATAtcatttctaaaataaataaaaactatcaagtCAAAAGCGATAAATTGAACCCTTCAAAAGAGGATAAATTGACATAAATATCAATGGGGATATAAATCTCTTGATAACTTATCCTTTGGTGCGCTTGATAGTTTTGAAAGATTATTGCATGTGATTTGAAGATCTTGACTAGATTTTTGTAATTTACATacattctttatttatttttctctaaatcCCAccttaaacaatttttttttagtaatctatatatacataaagAAATTTGTGTTTTACTACATGAAAAAATAGGTTTATGGTAAACAATGTTTTTTAGTAATCTAGTTCTTAGTGTCTTTGTTTATGGTAAATTGTTAGTTGGAACATTGTTGTGGGGGTATATATAGACAAACGAACAACGCCGTCGCTTGGCcgatagtaaaaaaaaaataaataaaaaaagaaagaaagaaacgtGTATACCGTATAGGCCTTAGAGAAGAACGTGGGGTGTTGACTTTTTAAATTGTACAAGGAGTCACGTAAATTGAGTAATTGACTCTTACGGGTTCCACGCGTACAGTTGTATTTGTGTGTCTCTCAGAGAAGCTGGGACTTTGAAATTTGCTAAagtaaaaagatattaaattctACAAAGATatttgtgggtccgagaggtctgcaatccaGCCCAAACTCTACCTGGGCCCAGAACCCGTGCCGAAGGGGTATcctgccgaggacgaatggtcAATGGCCGACGTGGCGAAGGGAATGGCTGaggacttaccctgtcctcggtaTTCCGGAGCTGTAATAGAAGGACCCACACTGCGGTGTAGGCAACCCCCAAACAGCCCCCCTCCAGGGGATGTGAAcgaaatggggcccatagggaagcagggtgtgaaagttAGACTAAAGAAAACGCGTCctttcttcagtaaatgcacttGTCAATACCCAGagatggttgaaaagaaaagacgtttggacagTGTGAACcttgatccatgcaactaatagaaagttagatggGATGGCTGACGGGACGGACACAGAGATAAGCTCccgcctgacctacaagtggagggtcaggatcaaccaggccggactatataataaaaaggaaggtgcgccaaaaaaggggggctgggaaaaagtggccaagaaacgagagcctcccagcccacctccatgagaagtactctaggggtgacgatcatttaaccttgtatgaaccccctgaacaacccaccgcctatcgatcaaggcctagcctttcaaacccacgctctacaaatgatattgttagggccgttttacgtgcgaacccgacactgttacggtccgccacgaatcgtgaccctacaattggcgccgtctgtggggaaggcttgcgtgttggcgcaggtggtaggttgaaacacttcctctgttatttctaaccgttggttatagagttcaagtataaaatctcactaggggctacgtttcttgacgaggGGCTTAGCTGaagagctaactcccctaaaagcTAAAACTCCTCGTACAGAACAAACTAggcgcttggtaacgttaaccgtatagataaactcaaggggcttggctgaagAGCTAGCTCCCCTAGAGCTAAAGGCAAGCCAAGGCCccatacaaagagaaaactaggttttggacagaaccaaggcattgcatagtcctcggactcaagcctgtgggaaaaccaactacctggatgtggagaactaggttttggacagaaccaaggcattgcatagtcctc
The DNA window shown above is from Quercus lobata isolate SW786 chromosome 7, ValleyOak3.0 Primary Assembly, whole genome shotgun sequence and carries:
- the LOC115952555 gene encoding exocyst complex component EXO70H1-like, translated to MPRKGMRSICFNSKTSSFSMSGYSSPARNSISTGTPRRNFSESLIEQSIEAATVLINKWNPETSTYAKVTSLFHESKSEAMQFIRCVNDLQKSMHALVTENSTSEKLVHAQNLMQIAMKRLQKEFYQILSMNRAHLDPESVSARSSRASARSSISDFDDDGSVSHDDEVRNVGDSIDEVEEVSSIAMTDLRSIAECMISSGYAKECISIYKIIRKSIIDEGIYRLGVEKISSSQINKMDWEVLDRRIKDWLEAVKVSMTTLFNGERILCDHVFASSDSIRESCFTEISKEGATLLFGFPELVAKSKKSHPEKIFRVLDMYTAISTNWIEIDSIFSFESTVTVRAQALNSLNKLSDTVRSMLSEFESTMQKDSSKSKIHGGGGVHTLTLTTMKYLSLLADYSNILADIFADWPPPPRSSLPESYFESPSTDDSPAPAISMRMAWLILVLLCKLDGKVEHHKDVCLSNIFLANNLNHVVSKVQTSNLKYLLGEDWIAKHEEKVKLFAANYERLAWGSVIATLPENPTATITPAQAKEIFRKFNSSFDETCRKQSSFVVSDPKLRDEMKVSLARKIVPSYREFYDAHRSNVVGERNVGLIVRFAAEDVGNYLSDLFFGNNNNSGSTSTSVSSANSSSHERHSWSRGKGLFGSKG